The following are encoded together in the Streptomyces tsukubensis genome:
- a CDS encoding lipase family protein, whose translation MSVPSTIDHRATGYSLAHAYWLAKASDLAYKDEATVEKQVRAWGFDQVRHHRTRFSPPFPLQDTQAFTAVSDNMIITAFRGTEPAQIKDWLSDTTTPPHPGPGGTGYVHHGFAEALESIYPALRDTLAEYRADGRSVWFTGHSLGGALAMLAGARMYLEEPRLAADGVYTYGQPRTCDRLLAAAYNKGFRDRMYRFVNNNDIVPQMPPEPVFTHVDAVRYIDSRGKLHEGMPLLGSLTDRAKGLTADALAPASDGVRDHSLGAYVDNLEKNLA comes from the coding sequence ATGAGCGTGCCGTCCACCATCGACCACCGGGCGACCGGCTACAGCCTGGCCCACGCGTACTGGCTGGCCAAGGCCTCCGACCTCGCCTACAAGGACGAGGCGACGGTCGAGAAGCAGGTACGCGCCTGGGGGTTCGACCAGGTACGGCACCACCGGACCCGGTTCAGCCCGCCCTTCCCCTTGCAGGACACACAGGCGTTCACCGCGGTGAGCGACAACATGATCATCACCGCGTTCCGCGGTACGGAACCGGCCCAGATCAAGGACTGGCTCTCGGACACCACCACACCGCCCCACCCGGGTCCCGGCGGTACCGGATACGTACACCACGGCTTCGCCGAGGCCCTGGAGTCGATCTACCCCGCGCTCAGGGACACGCTCGCCGAGTACCGGGCCGACGGTCGGAGCGTGTGGTTCACCGGCCACAGCCTGGGCGGAGCCCTGGCCATGCTGGCCGGAGCCCGCATGTACCTCGAAGAGCCGCGCCTGGCCGCGGACGGCGTGTACACCTACGGCCAGCCCCGCACCTGCGACCGGCTCCTGGCCGCGGCCTACAACAAGGGCTTCCGCGACCGTATGTACCGCTTCGTCAACAACAACGACATCGTGCCCCAGATGCCGCCGGAGCCCGTCTTCACCCACGTCGACGCGGTGCGCTACATCGACTCGCGCGGGAAGCTGCACGAGGGCATGCCCCTGCTCGGCTCGCTCACCGACCGGGCCAAGGGTCTGACCGCCGACGCCCTGGCCCCGGCCTCCGACGGGGTACGCGACCACTCCCTCGGCGCCTACGTCGACAACTTGGAGAAGAACCTGGCATGA
- a CDS encoding ABC transporter permease/substrate binding protein — protein sequence MPRLQFGSWVEDVVDWLQSNLSWLFDFVKTVLNGMYDGVDTVLGGGEPLLMAGILAVIAFWLRGVLPGVLTFVGFALIDSLALWDDAMATLSLVVVAAVITVVIAVPMGIWAARNNKVSSTIRPVLDVMQTMPAFVYLIPGVMFFGVGVTPGVIATIVFAMPPGVRMTELGIRQVDGELIEAADAFGTSPRSTLTRVQLPLALPTIMAGINQVIMLALSMVVIGGMAGAGGLGEKVYGAITQLQVGLAAESGVAVVILAIYLDRMTGALNERVSPLGRRAAAKAAAMLQGWKFAHYKPNTAVAVVGVVVLALVAGGMNIAGSDSGSSSNQAASTDVGKGKKINMGYIPWDEGIATSYLWKELLEERGYKPDLKQLDAGPLYSGIARGDIDFQTDSWLPTTHEAYWKKYKNQMDDLGAWYGPTSLELSVPSYVKGIKSMADLKGQGKKFKGKIIGIEASAGEMAKLKKDVLKKYGLEGEYKVVSSSTSSMLAELNRSIKKKEPVVVTLWSPHWAYGKYDLTKLKDPKGAWGKGDLLHTVAHKGFAKKDPTVANWLKKFHLTEKQLTDLENAIQASGEGHEQDGVKAWMKKNPGIADKLAPVPGASSGGAQAKGKDAGKNVNMGYFPWDEAIATTYLWQNILEDRGYKPNVKQLDPGPLYTALAQGQMDVQFDSWLPSTHKAYWEKYKKNLTDVGDWYGPTSLELTVPSYVKGIDSLADLKGQGKKFDGKIIGIESSAGEMGTLKKTVLKKYGLEGEYEVVSSSTSSMLAELNRSLKKKEPVVVVLWSPHWAYGKYDLKKLKDPKGAWGKGDLIHTVGKKDFGKDFPELNGWLKKFKLSEKQLASLEVEVQKGGAGKEKQSTRRWLDANPGVEDKLAPVAG from the coding sequence GTGCCTAGGCTCCAGTTCGGCTCCTGGGTCGAGGACGTCGTCGACTGGCTCCAGTCCAACCTGAGCTGGCTCTTCGACTTCGTCAAGACCGTACTCAACGGGATGTACGACGGTGTCGACACCGTCCTCGGCGGCGGCGAGCCGCTGCTCATGGCGGGCATCCTGGCCGTCATCGCGTTCTGGCTGCGCGGCGTCCTGCCCGGCGTACTCACCTTCGTGGGATTTGCGCTGATCGATTCCCTCGCCCTGTGGGACGACGCCATGGCGACGCTGTCGCTGGTCGTCGTCGCGGCCGTGATCACCGTGGTGATCGCCGTACCCATGGGTATCTGGGCGGCGCGCAACAACAAGGTCAGCTCGACCATCCGCCCGGTGCTCGACGTCATGCAGACGATGCCCGCCTTCGTCTACCTGATCCCCGGCGTCATGTTCTTCGGCGTCGGCGTCACCCCCGGTGTCATCGCCACCATCGTCTTCGCCATGCCCCCCGGCGTGCGTATGACGGAGCTGGGCATCCGCCAGGTCGACGGCGAGCTGATCGAGGCGGCCGACGCCTTCGGCACCAGCCCGCGCTCCACACTGACCCGCGTCCAGCTCCCGCTGGCCCTGCCGACGATCATGGCCGGTATCAACCAGGTCATCATGCTGGCCCTGTCGATGGTCGTCATCGGCGGTATGGCCGGCGCGGGCGGCCTCGGTGAGAAGGTCTACGGCGCGATCACCCAGCTCCAGGTCGGCCTCGCCGCCGAGAGCGGTGTCGCCGTGGTCATCCTGGCCATCTACCTCGACCGGATGACGGGCGCCCTCAACGAGCGCGTCTCGCCGCTCGGCCGCAGGGCCGCGGCGAAGGCCGCCGCCATGCTCCAGGGCTGGAAGTTCGCGCACTACAAGCCGAACACCGCCGTCGCGGTCGTCGGTGTCGTCGTCCTCGCGCTCGTCGCGGGCGGCATGAACATCGCGGGTTCCGACTCCGGCTCCTCTTCCAACCAGGCCGCCAGCACCGATGTCGGCAAGGGCAAGAAGATCAACATGGGTTACATCCCGTGGGACGAGGGCATCGCCACCAGCTACCTGTGGAAGGAGCTGCTGGAGGAGCGCGGCTACAAGCCCGACCTCAAGCAGCTCGACGCGGGCCCCCTGTACTCCGGTATCGCCCGCGGCGACATCGACTTCCAGACCGACTCGTGGCTGCCCACCACGCACGAGGCGTACTGGAAGAAGTACAAGAACCAGATGGACGACCTCGGCGCCTGGTACGGCCCGACCTCCCTCGAACTGTCGGTGCCTTCCTACGTGAAGGGCATCAAGTCGATGGCTGACCTCAAGGGTCAGGGCAAGAAGTTCAAGGGCAAGATCATCGGCATCGAGGCCTCCGCCGGTGAGATGGCCAAGCTCAAGAAGGACGTGCTGAAGAAGTACGGCCTTGAGGGCGAGTACAAGGTCGTCTCCTCCAGCACCTCGTCGATGCTGGCCGAGCTGAACCGCTCCATCAAGAAGAAGGAGCCCGTCGTGGTGACCCTGTGGTCGCCGCACTGGGCGTACGGCAAGTACGACCTGACCAAGCTCAAGGACCCGAAGGGCGCCTGGGGCAAGGGCGACCTGCTGCACACCGTCGCGCACAAGGGCTTCGCCAAGAAGGACCCGACGGTCGCGAACTGGCTGAAGAAGTTCCACCTGACGGAGAAGCAGCTCACCGACCTGGAGAACGCCATCCAGGCGTCCGGCGAGGGCCACGAGCAGGACGGCGTCAAGGCCTGGATGAAGAAGAACCCGGGCATCGCCGACAAGCTGGCCCCGGTCCCCGGTGCCTCCTCCGGCGGCGCCCAGGCCAAGGGCAAGGACGCGGGCAAGAACGTCAACATGGGCTACTTCCCGTGGGACGAGGCCATCGCGACCACCTACCTGTGGCAGAACATCCTTGAGGACCGCGGCTACAAGCCGAACGTGAAGCAGCTCGACCCCGGGCCGCTCTACACCGCGCTCGCCCAGGGCCAGATGGACGTCCAGTTCGACTCGTGGCTGCCGAGTACCCACAAGGCGTACTGGGAGAAGTACAAGAAGAACCTCACCGACGTGGGGGACTGGTACGGGCCCACCTCGCTCGAACTCACGGTGCCTTCCTATGTGAAGGGCATCGACTCGCTGGCCGACCTCAAGGGCCAGGGCAAGAAGTTCGACGGCAAGATCATCGGCATCGAGTCCAGCGCCGGTGAGATGGGAACCCTCAAGAAGACCGTCCTGAAGAAGTACGGCCTTGAGGGCGAGTACGAGGTCGTCTCCTCCAGCACCTCGTCGATGCTGGCCGAGCTGAACCGCTCCCTCAAGAAGAAGGAGCCGGTCGTGGTGGTCCTCTGGTCGCCGCACTGGGCGTACGGCAAGTACGACCTGAAGAAGCTCAAGGACCCGAAGGGCGCCTGGGGCAAGGGCGACCTCATCCACACCGTCGGCAAGAAGGACTTCGGCAAGGACTTCCCCGAGCTGAACGGCTGGCTGAAGAAGTTCAAGCTCAGCGAGAAGCAGCTTGCCTCGCTTGAGGTCGAGGTCCAGAAGGGCGGCGCGGGCAAGGAGAAGCAGTCCACCCGCCGCTGGCTGGACGCCAACCCGGGTGTGGAGGACAAGCTGGCGCCGGTCGCCGGCTGA
- a CDS encoding TDT family transporter, with product MVTVARSLVREEAHRTRPSASLRQLTPNWYAAVMGTAMLGTAGAGLPVRVPGLRTVCVVLWALSLLTLVTLLVARAARRRAHGDRARADLLDPAVSPFFGCLSMALLAVGAGSLRVGGDWIGERPAVVMDTVLFCAGTAVGLVAAVGVPYLMMSRREPLPGTASPVWLLPLVCPMVSAALGPQLLPYLPHGQAQRTLLYACVAMFGMSLLAVLAVLPVIMSRLLTGGPLPVALTPALFLVLGPLGQSVTAVGQFAGVADGVVPAPYVHGFEVFAVLYGVPVTGFALLWLALSLACVVRALRAGLRFGMTWWAFTFPVGTCVTGATGLAARTGLPAYQWLAVGLYVLLAAAWLAAAGGTAGGLVRGTLLAPPPAGEAVAPPVSGPVPTPAS from the coding sequence ATGGTCACCGTCGCCCGCTCCCTCGTCCGCGAGGAAGCCCACCGCACCCGCCCCTCGGCGAGCCTCCGCCAGCTCACCCCCAACTGGTACGCGGCGGTGATGGGTACAGCCATGCTCGGCACCGCCGGGGCGGGGCTTCCGGTGCGGGTGCCGGGTCTCAGGACGGTCTGTGTCGTGCTGTGGGCGCTCTCGCTGCTGACGCTGGTCACCCTGCTCGTGGCCCGCGCCGCGCGTCGGCGGGCCCACGGCGACCGGGCCCGCGCCGATCTGCTCGACCCGGCCGTGTCACCGTTCTTCGGGTGTCTGTCGATGGCCCTGCTCGCCGTCGGCGCGGGTTCGCTGCGGGTGGGCGGGGACTGGATCGGCGAGCGCCCCGCGGTGGTCATGGACACCGTGCTGTTCTGCGCGGGCACGGCTGTCGGCCTGGTGGCGGCGGTCGGTGTCCCGTATCTGATGATGTCCCGCCGCGAACCGCTCCCCGGCACCGCCTCACCGGTCTGGCTGCTGCCGCTGGTCTGCCCGATGGTGTCGGCGGCGCTCGGCCCGCAACTCCTGCCGTACCTGCCGCACGGTCAGGCGCAGCGGACCCTGCTGTACGCGTGTGTGGCGATGTTCGGCATGAGTCTGCTCGCCGTACTCGCCGTACTGCCGGTGATCATGTCCAGGCTGCTGACGGGCGGTCCGCTGCCGGTCGCGCTCACCCCCGCGCTCTTCCTCGTCCTCGGTCCGCTCGGGCAGTCGGTGACGGCGGTGGGACAGTTCGCCGGCGTGGCCGACGGAGTCGTTCCCGCCCCCTACGTCCACGGTTTCGAGGTCTTCGCCGTGCTGTACGGCGTACCGGTGACCGGGTTCGCGCTGCTGTGGCTGGCGTTGTCGCTGGCATGTGTGGTGCGCGCGCTACGCGCGGGGCTGCGGTTCGGTATGACCTGGTGGGCCTTCACCTTCCCCGTCGGCACCTGTGTGACGGGGGCGACGGGGCTCGCGGCGCGCACCGGTCTCCCTGCCTACCAGTGGCTCGCGGTGGGGCTGTACGTCCTGCTCGCGGCTGCCTGGCTGGCGGCGGCCGGGGGAACGGCCGGTGGGCTGGTCAGGGGGACCCTGCTGGCGCCTCCGCCCGCCGGGGAAGCCGTGGCCCCGCCCGTGTCCGGGCCGGTGCCCACGCCCGCCTCCTGA
- a CDS encoding gamma-glutamyl-gamma-aminobutyrate hydrolase family protein, protein MSRPLIGVSTYLEPVARWGHWRLPTALLPAGYPRLVQASGGLAAMLPPDDPSVAASVVERLDAVVIAGGPDVDPARYGAPRDRRTGPPAQERDAWELALIEAALESGTPLLGICRGMQLLNIALGGTLVQHIGGHGERDGAFDEHAVRPVPGTLYAEIVDTVTQVPTHHHQAVDRLARGLVVSAYAEDGTVEAVEPPGGDWVLGVQWHPEMASDTRVMTALVTAAARTPRAMAAGSSGRGGAGLPS, encoded by the coding sequence GTGAGCAGACCGCTGATCGGTGTCAGCACGTACTTGGAGCCCGTGGCGCGCTGGGGGCACTGGCGCCTGCCCACCGCGCTGCTGCCCGCCGGGTATCCGCGGCTGGTCCAGGCCTCGGGCGGCCTCGCCGCGATGCTCCCGCCCGACGACCCCTCGGTGGCCGCCTCCGTGGTGGAGCGGCTCGACGCGGTGGTGATCGCCGGTGGCCCCGACGTGGACCCCGCGCGGTACGGGGCGCCTCGGGACCGGCGCACCGGTCCGCCCGCACAGGAACGTGACGCCTGGGAACTCGCCCTGATCGAGGCGGCGTTGGAGTCCGGCACCCCGCTGCTCGGCATCTGCCGGGGCATGCAGCTCCTCAACATCGCCCTCGGCGGCACCCTGGTCCAGCACATCGGGGGCCACGGCGAACGTGACGGCGCCTTCGACGAGCACGCGGTACGGCCCGTCCCTGGCACGCTGTACGCGGAGATCGTGGACACGGTGACCCAGGTGCCCACCCACCACCACCAGGCGGTGGACCGTCTCGCGAGGGGCCTCGTGGTGTCGGCGTACGCGGAGGACGGCACGGTCGAGGCGGTCGAACCGCCCGGCGGGGACTGGGTGCTCGGGGTGCAGTGGCATCCGGAGATGGCCTCGGACACCCGGGTCATGACGGCGCTGGTCACGGCGGCGGCGCGGACGCCGCGGGCGATGGCGGCGGGGTCCTCCGGCCGCGGGGGCGCGGGCCTGCCGTCCTGA
- a CDS encoding LysR family transcriptional regulator, translated as MGRAAEERDRGAPEHSRGGHAASLARRVPDLGALQLLLGVARLGSLGRAARELGISQPAASGRVRAMEAQLGVALVDRSPRGSRLTDAGALVTDWARRIVDAAEAFDAGAQALRDRRDSRLRVAASMTTAEYLLPGWLMALRDLHPETAVSLIAGNSQTVAARLLAGEADLGFVEGLAAPAGLDAAVVAHDRLVVVTGPGHPWARRRAPVTPAELAATRLVLREEGSGTRQVLDAALAEHGGPAPALMEFSSTTAVKSAAVGGAGPAVLSELAVGEELAAGRLVAVTVAEVRLSRDLRAVWPAGHRPAGPARDLLGLTRGGAGGRRRG; from the coding sequence ATGGGCAGGGCGGCTGAGGAGAGGGATCGCGGAGCGCCGGAGCACTCGCGGGGCGGGCACGCGGCCTCGCTGGCGCGGAGGGTTCCCGACCTCGGCGCCCTCCAGCTGCTGCTCGGCGTGGCACGCCTCGGCAGCCTGGGGCGGGCCGCGCGCGAACTGGGCATCAGCCAGCCGGCCGCCAGCGGCCGGGTACGGGCCATGGAGGCCCAACTCGGGGTCGCGCTGGTGGACCGCTCGCCGCGCGGGTCCCGGCTCACCGACGCGGGGGCCCTGGTCACCGACTGGGCGCGCAGGATCGTGGACGCGGCCGAGGCGTTCGACGCGGGCGCGCAGGCGCTGCGGGACCGGCGCGACTCGCGGCTGCGGGTGGCCGCGAGCATGACCACCGCCGAGTACCTGCTGCCCGGCTGGCTGATGGCGCTGCGCGATCTGCACCCGGAGACGGCGGTGTCACTCATCGCGGGCAATTCGCAGACGGTCGCCGCGCGGCTCCTCGCGGGCGAGGCCGACCTCGGGTTCGTCGAGGGACTCGCGGCGCCCGCGGGGCTCGACGCGGCGGTCGTCGCCCACGACAGGCTGGTCGTGGTCACGGGTCCCGGGCACCCCTGGGCGCGGCGGAGGGCGCCCGTCACCCCGGCCGAACTGGCCGCGACCAGGCTGGTCCTGCGCGAGGAGGGATCGGGCACCCGCCAGGTGCTCGACGCGGCCCTCGCCGAACACGGGGGCCCGGCACCCGCGTTGATGGAGTTCTCCTCGACCACGGCGGTCAAGTCGGCCGCGGTCGGCGGAGCGGGCCCCGCCGTACTCAGCGAACTGGCCGTCGGGGAGGAACTGGCCGCGGGACGCCTCGTGGCCGTCACCGTCGCCGAGGTGCGCCTCAGCCGCGACCTGCGCGCGGTCTGGCCCGCGGGCCACCGCCCCGCCGGCCCCGCCCGCGATCTGCTCGGCCTGACGCGGGGCGGGGCGGGCGGACGACGACGGGGCTGA
- a CDS encoding FadR/GntR family transcriptional regulator: MAAAETGTEPGADPGTGPGAGPRAGDGLAPRLRPVLRPVRGGNGFEEALEQILQVIRLGLVPGGERLPSERDLAGRLAISRVTLREVLKVLHEEGLVVSRRGRYGGTFVTPRPFAEVGGEGREELRRRVEGVDLEDVLRFREVLETGAVELCARHGLTAAGSARLRAALTATHDAPLADYRRLDTMLHLTVAELSGSPSLAGQYAAVRATVNDLLDCIPPLVRNLEHSQGQHTALVAALLDGDAAGAGAVMREHCAGTAALLRGFLA, encoded by the coding sequence CGGCAGAAACCGGAACAGAACCCGGAGCGGATCCCGGTACGGGGCCCGGCGCGGGGCCGCGGGCCGGGGACGGGCTCGCGCCCCGGCTCAGACCGGTGCTGCGCCCGGTGCGTGGCGGCAACGGTTTCGAGGAGGCGCTCGAACAGATTCTCCAGGTCATAAGACTCGGCCTGGTCCCCGGCGGCGAGCGGCTGCCCTCGGAACGCGATCTCGCGGGGCGGCTCGCCATCAGCCGCGTCACCCTGCGCGAGGTACTGAAGGTCCTGCACGAGGAGGGACTTGTCGTCTCCCGCAGAGGCAGGTACGGCGGGACGTTCGTGACGCCGAGACCCTTCGCCGAGGTGGGCGGAGAGGGCAGGGAGGAGCTGCGCCGGCGGGTCGAGGGGGTCGATCTGGAGGACGTTCTGCGCTTCCGCGAAGTGCTGGAGACGGGCGCCGTGGAGCTGTGCGCACGCCACGGGTTGACGGCCGCGGGCTCCGCACGGCTGCGGGCCGCGCTCACGGCGACCCACGACGCCCCGCTGGCCGACTACCGCCGCCTGGACACGATGCTGCACCTCACGGTGGCCGAGTTGTCGGGTTCCCCGTCGCTGGCCGGGCAGTACGCGGCGGTACGCGCGACCGTCAACGACCTGCTGGACTGCATTCCGCCCCTGGTACGCAATCTGGAGCACTCGCAGGGCCAGCACACGGCCCTGGTGGCGGCGTTGCTCGACGGCGACGCGGCGGGCGCGGGCGCGGTGATGCGCGAGCACTGCGCGGGGACGGCGGCTCTGCTGCGGGGTTTTCTGGCCTGA
- a CDS encoding helix-turn-helix domain-containing protein produces the protein MDDKDTLRVGTAVRRRRRALELTLAVVAARSGLSVPFLSQVENERARPSMRSLHQVAEALETTAAELLAAADPAHTVDVVREGDDAGIMSTEAGVRPLVRGHHQLHAVEFTGDHDTRRESQHRNDELLYVADGAVEVEAEGRVHQLGRGDTLYLTGGVRHRWRATGEDTRVIVVAVGEHIEAMDTPRR, from the coding sequence ATGGACGACAAGGACACACTCCGGGTGGGCACGGCCGTCCGGCGCCGTCGCCGCGCCCTGGAGCTGACCCTCGCGGTGGTCGCCGCCCGCAGCGGACTCTCCGTCCCCTTCCTGAGCCAGGTCGAGAACGAGCGCGCCAGACCCAGCATGCGTTCCCTGCATCAGGTCGCGGAAGCGCTGGAGACCACGGCAGCCGAACTCCTCGCCGCGGCCGACCCGGCCCACACCGTCGACGTGGTCCGCGAGGGCGACGACGCGGGCATCATGTCGACGGAGGCCGGAGTCCGGCCGCTGGTACGCGGACACCATCAACTGCACGCGGTGGAGTTCACCGGCGACCACGACACCAGGCGGGAGTCCCAGCACCGCAACGACGAGCTGCTGTACGTGGCGGACGGCGCCGTGGAGGTCGAGGCCGAGGGCCGGGTCCATCAGCTGGGCAGGGGCGACACCCTGTACCTCACCGGAGGGGTGCGCCACCGCTGGCGGGCCACGGGCGAGGACACCCGGGTGATCGTCGTGGCTGTCGGGGAGCACATCGAGGCCATGGACACGCCACGCCGCTAG
- a CDS encoding nucleotidyltransferase domain-containing protein: MQTFFPRWRELQRDRLDEAVRTLGAVPGVHGLLIGGSVARGEAWPMSDIDLLPLYADTAPHVAELVETRRAELVDWWAASGRAQSLDLGRLAFTVDEARAAVASGPAGAAARLRADARWFHGMDKAYGGRAADPESSLTDRFARWITAMRFEPLVVEARIARWYEDAGAAREQAHTARRAGRHEEAAGQLREAARALRQVAVESWGERLGSMGREWTRFERMALVRGEDALAARIARIAGAHPDDVARGTAPLPGWLQERVDLCWAARRAVGEDVTVEQNTRDQVAAFTLHVTRHRPDLGGAWLTLRAPHLDVDLDELDALYGELSGASVAAAASGGGASGGDSSSDGAPGGDTADESPAVDDPAGRGRGRGRGKPGRAVPGRG; encoded by the coding sequence GTGCAGACGTTCTTCCCCCGCTGGCGGGAGTTGCAGAGGGACCGGCTCGACGAGGCCGTACGTACCCTCGGCGCGGTGCCCGGCGTCCACGGCCTGCTCATCGGCGGGAGCGTCGCCAGGGGCGAGGCCTGGCCCATGTCCGACATCGACCTGCTGCCCCTCTACGCGGACACCGCCCCGCACGTGGCCGAGCTGGTCGAGACACGACGGGCCGAGCTGGTCGACTGGTGGGCGGCGAGCGGCCGGGCCCAATCCCTCGACCTCGGACGGCTCGCCTTCACCGTGGACGAGGCGCGCGCGGCCGTCGCCTCGGGCCCCGCGGGCGCCGCTGCCCGGCTGCGCGCCGACGCGCGGTGGTTCCACGGCATGGACAAGGCGTACGGGGGCAGGGCGGCCGACCCGGAGTCCAGCCTGACCGACCGGTTCGCCCGGTGGATCACGGCCATGCGGTTCGAGCCGCTCGTGGTGGAGGCGAGGATCGCCCGGTGGTACGAGGACGCGGGCGCCGCCAGGGAACAGGCCCACACGGCGAGGCGGGCCGGCCGCCACGAAGAAGCCGCCGGCCAGCTCAGGGAGGCGGCCCGCGCGCTGCGCCAGGTGGCGGTGGAGAGCTGGGGCGAACGGCTCGGGTCCATGGGCAGGGAGTGGACGAGGTTCGAACGGATGGCCCTCGTCAGGGGCGAGGACGCCCTCGCGGCCCGTATCGCGCGGATCGCGGGCGCCCACCCGGACGACGTGGCGCGCGGGACGGCCCCGCTGCCCGGCTGGCTCCAGGAACGCGTCGACCTCTGCTGGGCCGCCAGACGGGCGGTGGGCGAGGACGTGACCGTCGAGCAGAACACCAGGGACCAGGTCGCCGCCTTCACCCTGCACGTCACCCGCCACCGGCCCGACCTCGGCGGCGCGTGGCTGACGCTCCGCGCACCGCACCTTGACGTCGATCTGGACGAACTGGACGCCTTGTACGGTGAGTTGTCCGGCGCCTCGGTGGCCGCGGCGGCTTCAGGGGGCGGCGCGTCCGGTGGTGACTCGTCCAGTGACGGGGCGCCCGGCGGCGACACGGCCGACGAGTCCCCGGCCGTCGACGACCCGGCCGGGAGAGGGCGCGGGCGAGGGCGCGGGAAACCAGGCAGGGCGGTGCCCGGCCGTGGGTGA
- a CDS encoding helical backbone metal receptor, whose amino-acid sequence MRVVSLVPSLTETVAVTAPGLLTAVTDWCTHPAGLDGSGVLRIGGTKNPDVARIVALAPDLVLANEEENRPQDLAGLREAGIEVLVTEVRTLPDAFTELARVLAACGLTQPRWFDEARAVWSEPQGLTPRARAVVPIWRRPWMVLGRDTFAGDLLDRLGVDHVHAGHAERYPRIPLETLCSEGADLVVLPDEPYRFTRDDGPESFPVPAALVSGRHLTWYGPSLAEAPRVLGPPLLRAAHGC is encoded by the coding sequence ATGCGGGTCGTCTCTCTCGTCCCCTCGCTGACCGAAACCGTGGCCGTGACCGCTCCTGGTCTCCTCACCGCCGTCACCGACTGGTGCACGCACCCGGCGGGACTGGACGGGAGTGGCGTCCTCAGGATCGGCGGCACCAAGAACCCGGACGTGGCCAGGATCGTGGCGCTCGCCCCCGACCTCGTCCTCGCCAACGAGGAGGAGAACCGCCCTCAGGACCTCGCCGGACTGCGGGAGGCCGGCATCGAAGTGCTGGTCACCGAGGTTCGCACCCTTCCCGACGCGTTCACCGAACTGGCACGCGTCCTGGCCGCCTGCGGGCTGACCCAGCCCCGCTGGTTCGACGAGGCGCGGGCGGTGTGGAGCGAGCCGCAAGGGCTCACGCCCCGAGCCCGCGCCGTCGTGCCCATCTGGCGCCGACCCTGGATGGTCCTCGGCCGTGACACCTTCGCAGGCGACCTGCTGGACAGACTCGGCGTCGACCACGTCCACGCGGGCCACGCCGAGCGCTATCCGCGTATCCCGCTGGAGACCCTGTGCTCCGAAGGGGCCGACCTGGTCGTCCTCCCCGACGAGCCCTACCGGTTCACCCGCGACGACGGCCCCGAGTCCTTTCCCGTGCCCGCCGCCCTGGTCAGCGGACGTCACCTCACCTGGTACGGGCCCTCGCTGGCGGAGGCGCCCCGCGTACTCGGCCCGCCGCTGCTGCGTGCCGCGCACGGCTGCTGA